The Canis lupus baileyi chromosome 5, mCanLup2.hap1, whole genome shotgun sequence region GAGATTGTAATGTATACGCAGGACTGGCCTGCCTGCTCTGGGACTGGTGAGAGGCAACTGTAATGTTAATGGCTACTCCTTCTTGTGGTCCAGCTCTATGCTGGGTACCCCACTCATCTGTGAACCTGTGAATATTATAGTGTTTGCTCCTCGTCACAGTCTTTGGGGGAGGAGTCACTGTTATTACCATGTTACACTGGAGGATATTGGGATACACAGGTGGACACAAGTACTGAGTGGTGAAGTTAGGAGAATGAACCTGAGCTGTCAGGCTCCACAGCCTAAGCACCAAGTTGGGGGCTAGATGGGTGGGGGATGATCATTTTGGAAAGGCTTTTGATTCTGCCCTGGTTTCTAGGTACAGGAATGATTGATGTAATGTGAGAGGAGCCTCAGGCCTTCGGGGCAGAATGGCTGGGACAGCTGTGAAGATGAGGAGACTGTGTCCCCCTTTCCTCCTTAGGCTCCGTCATCCTTGGAGGCAGTTGGTTCTTTCCAGCAAATGTGTGTCTGTCTGTTGAGCCTTTCTCCACAGTAATGCTGTATCCAGAAATTCATATTGAGCATTTGTGATCAAAGCtgaagtgaggggcacctggctggctcagtcagtacagcataacttttgatcttggggttgtgagttcaagccacatgttgggtgtagagattactttaaaaaattaaaacaaaacaaaaaccaaaaaccaaaaaaaaaaaaaaaaatcagagatgggGGGCAGGGAACAAGTCCTGGGTAGAACAGGTGGAACTGGTAGAAATGGGCTACCTGCCCTCCCAGATACAGGCCATCCTGTCATGACAGTATTGTCGTGATGGCTCAGGCCTAATGGTGATGGCATAAGATATAGCAGGAGCCTGGCTGTGTTGTCCAAGGTCTCCCAGAGTATATCCTGTCTCCTCACAGGAGccctcttctccccccacccgTCCTCTCTTTGCAGGCTCTGTCATCCCCGGACATCCATCCAATGGCCCCTGCTCCTTGGAGTGGCCCCTTGCCCTAGATGCAGCCGTGTGCCCCTCATGGGGTTGGCATGCCTGCTCAAGCCACTCCATATTCCCCAGGGCTCTCACTACAGACAAGGGCCCTGGAAGGGCAGGCATGCTACCCTCTAATGCCTTCAGCCTGACTCCTGGGCTCTGTCCATGATGAAACGATATCCACCACCGTACTGCCCTGTCCTAGAATAAGGAGGGGTCTAAGGAATTATGTCTGTGCAAGGGGATTTGGACATTTCAGATAATAAATGCCAATTCTTCATGTCTGTCGGAGTCCAGCCAAAGAAAGATGGCACACTCAGATAGGTAATCTGAGAATTGTTGATAAGGGGTGCTGTTTaggggcagctgagtggctcagttggttgagcgtcaaactcttggtttcaactcaggtcatggtctcaggatcctgagatcaagcttcgcatcaggctctgcgctgggtgtggagcctgcttgagattctctctctccctccccctgtcctTCCCCCACCTACCCTcacccatgcacacacaggtgagcactctctaaaaaaaaaaaaaaaaaaattttaaaaagggagttGTTTAGAAAGGGCAGGTATAAGAAAACCACAAGGAGAATGAGTGCTCCAGAGGAGATATTAGCAGGAAACCAGGACCATTGCCAAGTCTGAGCAGCATGGGAAAGGGACAGGTAATGGAATCTGGGGAGAGACAGGGTTACCGAGAGCATGGTGGAACTGTGACCTCAGGACAGATATGCAGAGAGCCCACAATGACCTTGATACTGCAGGGAGGGATCTGGGGGGATACCTACCCCAacctcaccctcctccctccctctgttctcccACTGGGGCTTCCTGTGGACTGAATATGACCAGAATTCAGAGAGCAAGGGAGCCTGTTGATGCTATCCGAGGActgaggaggcagagaggagagtcAGTCTGGTGGGTCTAATGGAAGACACTTGACACACCCCTTATCAGGTAAGTCTATGTGATATTTGGAGTTTACAGAAAGTTCCATACAGTCAtagtcctcacagcaaccctgtgaggtaggtagggCAGTGATTATaatcccatttcatagatgaggacactgaagttcagagacgtcaaacaacttgcccaaggccatagGATTAACCTTGAGATGTTAAGTTCAGGGGCCTTCTCTGAGAGACCCCCCTGGGAGAATGCCCTTCAATCCACACTCTTGGGGATACAGTCTTGGGGAGCACTGGGGGTTCAAGCCAGCTAACCTTGGGCCTCAGAAGATATCTGTGCGGAGTGGGAGAGGCTGTTCCAAGCCACTGATGAAGAGATTGGGCTCTTGGGACAGTGTAGAGGAGGTGGGTACGATCGAGGTGTCCATGCTGCCCATAGTAacctccctttcctcctgccGCAGGTGCCGGAGAATCTCCTGTGACAGGGAGAAGCTGCTGCCCTCTGCAGGTTCTGGAACAAGCATGGGGAAGGTGGGGGAGGAGTGCAGTGAGGACCTCTTATGTTCTTTACATTCCCTGAAACTTGCTGAGCAGATCCTCCAACCTCCCtgcatccctccccacccctagcCCCGGGGCTAGTTTCCTGGAATTCTAGAGCTAGAATTGCTTTCAGAGATGACAGAATTCCACTTTCTCAGGCTCAGAGATGATgctcagagaggggcagagacctgcCGGGGTCACAACGTGAGGCAGTAGCAGAGCTGAGGCTGCAGCTAACCCCCCCACCATCTCTTTGTTCTTCCGCTTCTTCTGGCATCCCTAGATGAAGTGAGGGGATCCTAGAGCACATCTCTTCAAACTTCACCCAGGACCCATAGCCAGATACCTCAGAAAGCAAGTGAGTGTCCTGGGTGGAGAGGCAGGACCTCTCcccagggaggaaggagcagggtTTGAATGCCTTGACCACTTGGGAAGGCCCAGGGCATAATGCTGCCATAGCTCCTTCTAACCCCTCAGAACACCTGACTCTTCCCACCCTGTGGCCTATCAATCCCTCACCCTGGTAGACAATGAGGCGGCAGTTGTTCTGCAACTCAGGGGCATCTGCCAGGATGTCTTCAAGTGTCCGGCAGAAGAGTTTGGCCTGCTCAAGCCGATCCTCCCGGCTAAAGCCAGCTCGGCCATCCTGTGACATGGCAAAAAGGGTCTGCAAGGGGGTGGCATACTCCAGGACACAGATACCTGCCTGGAGGAGATGAGAAGACAAGATTCAACCAGGGCCCAGATAGACAGACTCTGGACCCTGGTGCCACTGTTGGGGCCCCGCTCCTCCAGCCTGTAGAGATGCAGCTCTGGGAGGTGGCTACCCTGATGAGATCTATGCTATCTATGCCTTTGCTCCTAAAATCAGGACCAGGACTGTACTAAATTTATCCTTCACAGATTCCTCCTTCCCAGATCCCAGAGCAGGGTCCCCCTACACCCCCCGAGTCACCTGCTATCAACAACTCTAACTGGAAATCAAATCTGGAGGCTGTGCTCTGGGCTTCAACACTGGTCTGGGTTTCCCCCAACCTATGTGAGATCTTAAGACATTCTCACAGCTTTGTCTAGGACAGCTTTATGGTCAAGCGCATGGTATGCCAGGATTATTGTCCAAATTCTTACTGGttctctgagtcttagtttcctcatttgtaaagcagGGATCATAACAGTCCTTACCCCACAGGTGGTAGTGAGGGTTAAATGAGGCGGTCAGATGAACAGCGTCTGGTATGCAGTAAGTGCTCAAGTAGTGTTGCGTATTGTTATCATCATTCAGAGCTGAAGCTTGCCCAGCTCTGGGACCAATTGGGGAAATTAAGGTCAGAGAAGGGTAGTAAATTTTTATCAGGGCTTGGCCAGGGGTCAGAATTCTGGTGCTCTGGGCTTGACTCCTCTTTAGCAGCTCTCACCTCCCTGACCACTCACCGGTTGCCCTTTTTCCAGAAGTTCATAGACGCTGTTGGTGTAAACCCGGCGCTTGATGCCAGCACGGTTAGCACTTTGCTGGGGCAGCTCATATAGGAAGCGAATGTTGGGGTCGACCACACTCAGGTCATCAGGCACCCCACAGTCCAATGGGAAGAGGATGTGCAGCCGATGGCTCCCTATGCCCTGTAGCATGTTGTTGTGCAATGCCTGTATCCGGGctgggagccctgggatggagagGCCCGAGAAGTCATTCCTATTAATCCTATTTCCCACCCAACCCAGGACAGTAATCCAGGTCATTGGTTCCCTCAATGTGTAGGTGCAAGAGAACGAAGGGTCCAGTCCACTTGCATTGTGCAGGAGCCAGGAGGGGCAGAGCTTTCAGGAActctccagcccctccctctactccttttccctctctctcccttcatctgTCCTTTGTCTAGATTTCTCTGCTCACCCCACTCCTTCCCACAACAGATTTTAGAGATCTGGGAGGCAGGAAGAGCCCTAGGAGGTGACCTTCCCAGCATTCCCAGGTACACGGAGTCTGGCCTCTAGCTCCAGACCTATTTCCTAGCAGAAGCCATGGTGACAAGGGCAGACAGCAATGAGATATGGGAGAACCATGGCCTCAGCTAGCAAGTCAGAAGAAATGAGACATGACATATGTGCTCACAGGAGAGTGGTTAAGGGTCCAGGCTCTGGGAAgatgtgggttcaaatcccatctcCTCGTCTCACTAcgctgtgtgactttggagaaGTCACTCTACCTCATAGAACCACAATTTTCTTACCTCTAAAACAGGGAGGATGATTATCCCTTGCCCACAAGGTatgaattaaaagcaaaaatgcacACAAAGGGTGCAGAGCATGAAGTAAATATTCATTGGAAGAATTCACGGTTAACCTGGGAGAAGTCACTTACTGGCTCAAAGCACCATACTCCTCCCTATAAACCATGTCCTTCATGCCTGCAGAATTGCTTTGGGAATCAAATTTttaggaataaaaattattttttaaagatcttatttatttatttgacagagagaaagagtgtgcaccagcaggaggagtggcagagggggagggagaagcgggctccttgttgagcagggaacccaatgtggggttcaatcccagaaccctgggatcatgacctgagccaaagaaggcacttaattgactgagccacccaagtgccccaggaataaaacttctttgaaaaatataggtTCTAGAAACACAAGAGATTTTATGTCCTATTGTCTTAGAGGTCTAGAAATAGGAGTATAGAGAATGGCTCACCTGGCAGGATCAGCCGCAGGTACCCAATAAAGTATGACCATGCCAGCCCATGGGCCACGTTGAAGTTCCTTTTTTCACAGACTGCAGAGACCTCAGCTGGGGCTAGGCCCTGTGGACAGCAGGGTGGGGCTAGGGAGCCTCCATGAAGGAGAACCAGAGCCCTCCTCCTCAAGATTTCCCAAT contains the following coding sequences:
- the STING1 gene encoding stimulator of interferon genes protein isoform X2 produces the protein MLQASLHPSIPRPRGTRAQKAALVLLAVSLGALWGLGELPEHILQWLVLHLASLQLGLLFKGVCYLTEELCHLHSRYQGSYWRATRACLGCPIRCGALLLLSCYFYGSLPNIAGLPFTWMLALLGLSQALNILLELQGLAPAEVSAVCEKRNFNVAHGLAWSYFIGYLRLILPGLPARIQALHNNMLQGIGSHRLHILFPLDCGVPDDLSVVDPNIRFLYELPQQSANRAGIKRRVYTNSVYELLEKGQPDGRAGFSREDRLEQAKLFCRTLEDILADAPELQNNCRLIVYQEPAEGSSFSLSQEILRHLRQEEREVTMGSMDTSIVPTSSTLSQEPNLFISGLEQPLPLRTDIF
- the STING1 gene encoding stimulator of interferon genes protein isoform X1, whose amino-acid sequence is MLQASLHPSIPRPRGTRAQKAALVLLAVSLGALWGLGELPEHILQWLVLHLASLQLGLLFKGVCYLTEELCHLHSRYQGSYWRATRACLGCPIRCGALLLLSCYFYGSLPNIAGLPFTWMLALLGLSQALNILLELQGLAPAEVSAVCEKRNFNVAHGLAWSYFIGYLRLILPGLPARIQALHNNMLQGIGSHRLHILFPLDCGVPDDLSVVDPNIRFLYELPQQSANRAGIKRRVYTNSVYELLEKGQPAGICVLEYATPLQTLFAMSQDGRAGFSREDRLEQAKLFCRTLEDILADAPELQNNCRLIVYQEPAEGSSFSLSQEILRHLRQEEREVTMGSMDTSIVPTSSTLSQEPNLFISGLEQPLPLRTDIF
- the STING1 gene encoding stimulator of interferon genes protein isoform X3 → MLALLGLSQALNILLELQGLAPAEVSAVCEKRNFNVAHGLAWSYFIGYLRLILPGLPARIQALHNNMLQGIGSHRLHILFPLDCGVPDDLSVVDPNIRFLYELPQQSANRAGIKRRVYTNSVYELLEKGQPAGICVLEYATPLQTLFAMSQDGRAGFSREDRLEQAKLFCRTLEDILADAPELQNNCRLIVYQEPAEGSSFSLSQEILRHLRQEEREVTMGSMDTSIVPTSSTLSQEPNLFISGLEQPLPLRTDIF